The Spirosoma sp. SC4-14 DNA window CCAATATGGATCGTAGCGGCCTGCTGGCATTCGGGAGCAGAAAACGGAATCGGTCCATCCAGTGCCCAATCGATCTTGAACACACCCATACCATAGCGATACCGTTCCAGTTGCCAGCGATACAAACGCCCCGTCAGTCCCGACCCGAAACGATTGCCCACAATTGCCAGTAATTGCCTGGGTGTTACATCGAACAGTACAACTCTCGAAGAAGGCAACTGATTCATTGACTGAACCTGCGTATTGGTTTCCAGCGTTCCTCCCATTGAGCGAAAATACGATGCCAGCGCCTTGGCGATGGACTGAGATCCTCCTTTGGGCACGGGCCAGCCGCGCAGATGCCCCGCGGCCATCAGCACCAGTGCAATAGCCGATGTGGCCAGATTCGACAACGGCTGAATGGAATGGGCGGCCATGCCAGCCAGCAACCCGCGCGCTTCCTTCGTTTTAAAACGACCAGCTAATTGCGAAGCTGAGCGCAAGGCATCTACACCAAACTGAGCCATATTGAGCGGGTGCCGGGGCAAGCGTAGTGGACCCAGTATATCGGCTGCCATAGCTGGCCAATGGCGCACAATGGGTTCCATCAGATTGCGATACCGATGCTCATCATCGCTCAGCGACCGGGCTGTTTCATCAATTGATTGCCGTAGCGCGGCCGCAGTTCCTCCATCAAACGGGTGGGCAGCCGCAAGGGGTGGGCAGGTAAATTCCAGGCCATGATTGGCCAGAGGCAGACTACGAAAAAAAGGCGATCCAGCCGCCAGTGGATGCACAGCCGAACAAATGTCGTGCACAAAACCGGGTAATGTCAACTCCGCCGACCGCAATCCACCGCCAATGTCCGCTTTGGCTTCCAGCACCAGTACCGAAAGACCGGCATGCTGCATGGTAATAGCCGCACTTAGCCCATTTGGGCCCGAGCCAACAACAACGGCATCGTAGTCTGATTTAGCCAAAGAAAGAGAGTTTACAGTTTACGGTTGCTCCGCATCAAAGCAAGCTAACAGGCGAAGCAACCGTAAATCAAATTACAACTGTGCAAAAGCCTGCTCAAAATCGGCTTTGATATCGTCGATATGTTCGATACCAACCGAAACACGCAGGGCGGTAGGTGTTACGCCAGCCCCCGATTGTTCCTCTTCGTTCAGTTGAGAATGCGTCGTTGAAGCCGGATGGATGATCAGCGTTTTCGAATCGCCGACGTTTGCCAGATGACTGATTAACTTCAGGCTATTGACAAATTTTTCGGCACGGGCCTTATCCCCTTTCAGCTCAAACGATAGCATACCGCCAAAGCCGCGGGTCAGGTATTTTTTGGCTAATTGGTGGTAAGGACTACTTTCCAGACCCAGATAATTAACCGACGATACGTCGGGATGCTGCCGAAGCCAATGCGCCAGAGCCATAGCGTTCTCCCCGGTCCGTTCGATCCGTAATGATAGGGTTTCGAGGCCCTGCAAAAACAGAAACGAATTGAATGGGCTCGGCGAGGGACCCCAGTCGCGAAGGCCTTCGACCCGTGCCCGAATTATGAACTGGATATTTCCGAACGGACCGCCAATCCCAAACACATCGTTTAGCACCAGACCATGATAACTGGGCGACGGCTCCGTAAACTGAGGATATTTGCCGTTGCCCCAATTGTACTTACCCGAATCGACAATAACTCCACCGATGCTCGTACCGTGTCCACCGATCCATTTCGTTGCCGATTCTACAATGATGTGTGCCCCATAATCGAACGGACGAAAAAGCGCCCCAGCCGCACCAAACGTATTGTCGACAATCAGAGGTAGATCATATTTTTCGGCCAATTGGGCAAACGCTTCAAAATCAGGAACATTGAAACCTGGGTTACCAATTGTTTCCAGATAGATGAACTTTGTCCGATCATCAATCAGCCGCTCAAAACTTTCGACCTTATCACCATCGGCAAACCGAGCCTCTACTCCAATATTTTTGAATGAGTTTTTGAACTGGTTATACGATCCTCCGTAGAGGTAAGTGGTCGTAACAAAGTTATCGCCAACGGTCGTAATGTTGTTGATAGCGATAAACTGAGCAGCATGTCCCGAAGCAACCGCCAACGCCCCTACGCCACCTTCCAGAGCTGCAATTCGTTTTTCGAACACATCGCTGGTTGGATTCATAATGCGGGTGTAGATGTTCCCAAACTCTTTTAAAGCAAACAAATTAGCTCCGTGCTCCGTATTATTGAAGGTATAGGATGTAGTCTGGTAAATAGGTACGGCGCGGGCATTAGTTGTTGGGTCAACCTCCTGACCACCGTGCAATTGAAGAGTTTCGAAGTTCATGCTGTGACTGGTTTTGTTATAATTGTTGTTAGGTAAATTGTTGAGTAAATCAGAAAGGTAGCTTACGAAGCATAGAGTTATCGGGCTGGCTCGTTCGCATTGGCCGACCGCTGGCTAACCACCTTCCGCGTCAGCAAATCAAACGTTTGCCCTTTGCTCATGAAAAAGAATGGCCCTCCAGTGCTGTTCTGCCCCGATGGATATTTGGCGTTGTTCGAAATTTGATCGGCCGTATAGATGCCCACATAGGATGCGCCAAGTACGTCAAATGTATTCTGTTGAACAACAATGGCAGTTCCTTCATCGATGCCTACTCCAAGCAACTCAGGATGTGTTTTGATGACATCAATCAGATCGAACTGCCGATTTCGGCGAAGCACATGCTGATCGATGGTTACGTTATGAATAAAATCGAGTCCCTGCGTATGGTCGCCAATCATGATTGCATTGCCTTTAGTATCGCCCCGCACCATAAACGACCCCTGAATAGTGGCCCCGGCCGAGGTTCCGCCAATGATTCCACCCCGACTTAATACGCCGTTGAATTCTTTGTGTGCGAGTGTGTTCAGATACGAATCGGCTAGTCGCCAATGCCGCCCACCCACAAACCAGATTCCAGTCGCCTTTTTTAGCGGTGCCACAAACGACTCCTGATTGGCTACCTTAGGGTCACGCGTGTGCAGCACTGTTATGTTCGTTACGCCCAGACTCTTCAGGCGCTCTACTTCGCGGGGTTCTTTGGTTGCCGACGAATCGTCGCCCGCCGTTGGAATAATCACAATGCTGGCCTTGGTAGGTCCACCTGCCAGTTCAACAAAACGACTCCAAAGTTCGGGCCCCATGCTTCCACCCCCTACAATCATCAAAGCTCCTTTTTCAGGCCCAATGGTTTTCGGGGTGGCTGTCGGCTGTCCGTAGCTCCATACGGTACTAAGCAGTAGTCCTAAAACGAGTAGATTGGCTAATTTTTTCATGCATGTTTTTAGTTTATTCAGGTTCCAACAGCCTTGTAGTTTGTTGATGGGCTGCGGTTCCTAAAACTACTAGTTACATTCGTCAAAATCACTTTTCAGGGGCCAATTACGTTTCTTCTGGCCAAATTAACTGGCACCTTTTCGTCAATATACGGCATCAGTTCGTCCGTATCTGGAATTACCCGAAACAGCGTGACCACAAACCGGCGTCGACAAACCCACATCTCCACAAAAAAGCGATCGACAGCATAAAGGTGCAATCGAAAATCTGGCAAATGCCGTGTAGCAACGGGTCTGCCCTGTCGCCAGATTACTGTAGCCTGTTCGGCAAATGGCAACTGCTCAAACTCAGTTGCTTTTTCTGATAACTTAAGCATAACGATGAGATTACGGATCAGGCAACGCATGGCCACCTGCGTTCAGACAGGCTTTTTTCTGGTCTGCCCGAAAATTAACTGATGTTTGTCGGCTCTGATAACAACCGACAACTACTCGTAAAGCCAGGAGTATGGGAAAGTTAATGGTCCATTTAGCGTACGGCTACTACTGGCAACCATCAACGATGAATCGATTCTTTGTATTCAGAACGGTAGCATATGCGAACTGGCAGCCACCAGCAAACCCAGTACCCAAAGCGCAAAAAATCCGTACGCATAGGCTTTCTGCGTCCCAACCAATTGGCCCGCAAATTCAGGATCGGCCGCGCTTAGCGACCACACATGCGACACAACGGCTTCGATGTCGATGGAGGTATCGAAATTTTCGTCCAGAAACTGATAAACGATTCGTCGATCGGGGTTAATTACATAAACAGCCGGAATAAATGCGTCGCCCGAAATGCCCGAAACCCGATCCCAAACCGGATTATCTTCATCATAAACCCCAAATTGCTTTGCTACCTGCTGATCGGTATCGTGAGCAAGAATAAAAGGCAGGCTTTTGCCTTGCCTGGTTAGTTTTCTGGGCGAATCAATTGAAAATACAACCAATTCGACACCAGCCTGATCAAGCACTTTGCCAAGCCGAATGAGGGCCGCTAGCCAGGGTTCGGCATAACGCCCCCAGGAAGCGCAATAAAAACTGACGACAACCGGCTTGCCAATTGTCAGATCCGGCAACGTTAGTGATTGCCCATATCCCGGTTGTGGGTAGTTATTGAGGGCCGTTTTCCAGTCGCCTTCCCGACCAACCAGAGTAAAAAAAGGAGCTCTCTCACCGGCTTCCAGCGGTTTTTCATCGATTAGCGGTAGGCATACATTTTTTGCAGTTGCATGGCGCTGAACGAATTCATTTTTAAGTTGAAGAGTCATGAGTATCGGTGTTTATGTTCTTATAATTATTTTATCCTATATATTAAATAGGATATTATTTTAAGAGGTGAAAATCAATAGTAGGTATGGAATTGAGGCACATCTGACAGCCAGCTAGTGGCTATTGCGAATGAGCCGGGGCCTTCCTGAATGATGAAGGGAAAAGAAGTCGTTCTACGACAAAAAAAGAAAGAAGAATTCTACCCCAGATCAACAACAGGCCATAGCCCGCATTGACATAGCGCACATTCGAAACCGGGAATTGAAGGATTCAGAAGAGAGAACCGGTTGAGATGCCTGGGTATTCATAGTAGTGATTGACTGTACGACTAAACAGTCGACTAAGTTCATGGGCAAAGGTGAAAACTATTTTTTAGATTCACAAATCTCCTGCGAAAAAAAGAATGTTTTTTTCGCAGGCTAACTACCTGACCATCAACCTCATTTCTCTATAGACTATTATAAAACGCAGAAAGCATAACTGCGTGAAAGAGCGGATCTATGACTGTAGATTAGCCATTATTCACTCTTTCACGCAGTTATGCTTTCCCGCTATACCTTATTTTATACGTTGTTTCCCCTGAACCTGCATTACGCTTGCCAGCTTCCGCTGAAGGGCAAACGTATAGCTCAAGGTTAGACCATATGTTATTCCACTACCTGTTCCTCGAAACTGCGCTTGCTGCGATTCACGTCCGTTAACCAGATAAGCGACATTTGTTGTTACTGAGCTTCCTATTCCCCACAGCTTCCGCACCGAAAGTCCCATATCGAATCGGTCGTTCAAACGAACAGTATATTCTACCCCTGTTTCGGCCATTGCTGTCAGTTGATTATTCAAGGTTGTATGGCCGCTTAAGCGAATTGGATTTTCCCGACGCCAGTCGTAGTTATTATAGCCTACTAATGAAAACTGACCTTTATCCTGACCGCTATTAGGAACGGCCCACATACCGCCCGTTAGCCAGAAACCCGAACGGCGCCACGGTCCGCTGGTCGATAAGATCATTCGTTTTGCCCGTAGAAAGAAACTTTGTTTGTCGTTCGTAAACGAAAAACTATAGGGACTGCCGTTTACCAGCACATCGGTATGAATGGCCGAATTTGCATAGCCAGCTTCAATAGCCCATTGTTCGCGGTAAGCCCATCCTACCAATGCACTCCAGCCGGGTTTTGTTACAGGATTGCTAGCGAGTATTCCATTAAAGGAATTGTCGAGTTTAGCCCCGTCAGTTCGACCAAACCCACTCAGTGATACATACCACCGATTTTGGATGTAGGCTCCTCCATAGCGGGTAAGTAGTCGGTCATATTGATGACGCTGATTCGGAAGCTGGTAGTAGTCGGCCATCTCCTGCCCCAGGGCAGGTATGGCAGCCAGCCCTAATAATAAAAAAGCGAAGTAGCGTTTCATCATACAACACAATTAATTTCTTACCCCAAAGTAACACACTTAATCAATTGTCTGTTAACTTTTTACAGAATTTTAATCCTTTTCTTACTACATAGACTCCTTAAATGCGAAAAAGGCTGGAATCTGCATCAACTTTTTAAAAAATAGTGGGCCGAATCCTCATTTACTGTGGTTCGGCCCAATAGTAACAACCCGATTTCATTGAGCACATTTACCCAAGCCAGGTCAAGGCAATTACTTAACAGCGAGGTCATTAGCCGTGTTTAGTAACCGGCACTGAAATAGTCATATTATCCCAGGCAATGGCAATGCTATTATTCGATGGCGTAATGGTCAGCTTCTCGATTGGTGTTTTATTCATTGAAACCGGCACCGTTACTTTAGCCACATCATTGCCTTTAATTTTTTCGTACTCGTAAGATCCCCACTGGCCCAGTGTGCTGTTGAGCAACACGCTCCATTCTTTCTCACCCGGAATTGTGAAGAGCGTATACGTACCGGCTTTCACCATTTTACCACCGAACATAACATCGTGCTTAAACGTAACTTCGGTAGCCTCGTTAGCGCCCGTACGCCATACTTTACCGTATTTTTCGAGGCTGGTCGACCCCTCTGGCCCAAAGATTACCCGACCTTTTTTAGAGGGTTGGCCATATACAATTTTGATAGACTTGTCGGGGCTTTCTACAGTTACTTTCGGGCTTACTGGCGGCTTTTTATCTTGTGCCTGCACCAGCGATACCATTGCAAACAAAAGACTGAAAACTGCAATCAGATTTTTCATGATAAAAAATGGTTTGGTTGATTGTTCGTATCATATACGTCACAAAGTAAACGATAGTTTCCGGTGGCATATGTAAAGATTTACGGTGGAAACTGTATTTTTACTGACTGGCCGTATGCCTGCATACCAATTCTTTTTCTTAGTAGCCCGTTCCTGACTCATGGCAACTCCCTATTTCAGCAAACGCAACTTGCACTTTCTTCTATATGAAGTATTTCAGGCTGAAGAACTTACGCAATACGACTATTTCAGCGCCCACGACCGCGAAACGTTCAACCTTGTGCTCGACTCGGCTACGTATATCGCCGATACGCTGATGCACCCATACCTGAAAGAGGTTGACCGAAATCAGCCTGAATTACACCATGGCCAAGTACGTGTTCATGCCAAAATCAAAGAATACCTGATAGCAATGGGCGAAGCAGGGTTGATTGGTGCCGGGTTTTCATTCGATCGGGGTGGGCAGCAGGTCCCCGAAATGGTCAACTCGCTGGTTGGATTCATTCTCATGGCGGCTAACAATGGAATGATGTATACGGGTTTGACTTCCGGAGCCGCCAACTTAGTGGCCACCTTTGGTTCGCCAGAACTTCAGCAACGTTATGTTCCGAATCTGCTAGCTGGAATCTGGCAGGGAACCATGGCCTTAACCGAACCTCAGGCCGGGTCGTCCCTATCCGACATTACCACTTCGGCCACTCCCCTGGCAGAAACTGAAGCGGCCATGCCAGGCGCCTATAAAATCAAAGGGCAAAAAGTGTTTATCTCCGCTGGCGATCATGATGCAACTGAAAACATTATTCATCTGATGCTGGCCCGAATTGACGGCGCTCCTAAAGGCACAAAAGGTATTTCCTTGTTTGTTGTACCCAAATACCGCCTGAACGATCAGGGTGATGTTGTCGATAACGACGTTATATCGACTGGAATTTACCATAAGCTCGGCCAGAAAGGTGTTCCGGCCATGCATCTGACGATGGGTTCAGCAGACAACACCATTGGCTACCTTGTTGGCGAACCGCATCAGGGGCTGGCCTATATGTTTCAAATGATGAACGAAGCCCGGCTAGGCGTAGGCATGACGGCCGTAGCCATTGCTACAGCCGCCTATTACGAAGCTCTCCACTATGCGAAAGAGCGCCCGCAAAGCCGTCGGTTAAACGAAAAGAACCTGCTCGATGCCCCCCAGACTCCCATCATCAACCACCCCGACGTCAGGCGGATGCTTCTGTTCCAGAAAGCCGTTACGGAAGGTGCCTTGTCGTTACTGGTGTATGCAGCCAAACTACATGATCTGAATCACGTTCTGGAAGGAGAAGAAAAAGAAAATGCCTTTCTGCTACTCGACCTGCTGATGCCGATCGCTAAAAGCTATCCATCCGACATGGGCGTACTATCGGTTAGTCAGAGTTTGCAAACCTTTGGCGGATACGGCTATACCGAAGACTTTCCGGTCGAACAACTGTATCGCGACATTCGGATTACGCCCATCTACGAAGGCACAACGGGGATTCAGGCGCAGGATTTGCTCGGTCGGAAAATGACCATGAAAGGGGGAAAGGCTCCGAAACTGTTGTTTGCCGAAATTAATAAAACCATTACCGAAGCTAGTTTTCATGTAGACCTTAAACCGTATGCCGATAC harbors:
- a CDS encoding cyanophycinase; the protein is MKKLANLLVLGLLLSTVWSYGQPTATPKTIGPEKGALMIVGGGSMGPELWSRFVELAGGPTKASIVIIPTAGDDSSATKEPREVERLKSLGVTNITVLHTRDPKVANQESFVAPLKKATGIWFVGGRHWRLADSYLNTLAHKEFNGVLSRGGIIGGTSAGATIQGSFMVRGDTKGNAIMIGDHTQGLDFIHNVTIDQHVLRRNRQFDLIDVIKTHPELLGVGIDEGTAIVVQQNTFDVLGASYVGIYTADQISNNAKYPSGQNSTGGPFFFMSKGQTFDLLTRKVVSQRSANANEPAR
- a CDS encoding redoxin domain-containing protein, coding for MTLQLKNEFVQRHATAKNVCLPLIDEKPLEAGERAPFFTLVGREGDWKTALNNYPQPGYGQSLTLPDLTIGKPVVVSFYCASWGRYAEPWLAALIRLGKVLDQAGVELVVFSIDSPRKLTRQGKSLPFILAHDTDQQVAKQFGVYDEDNPVWDRVSGISGDAFIPAVYVINPDRRIVYQFLDENFDTSIDIEAVVSHVWSLSAADPEFAGQLVGTQKAYAYGFFALWVLGLLVAASSHMLPF
- a CDS encoding DUF2911 domain-containing protein is translated as MKNLIAVFSLLFAMVSLVQAQDKKPPVSPKVTVESPDKSIKIVYGQPSKKGRVIFGPEGSTSLEKYGKVWRTGANEATEVTFKHDVMFGGKMVKAGTYTLFTIPGEKEWSVLLNSTLGQWGSYEYEKIKGNDVAKVTVPVSMNKTPIEKLTITPSNNSIAIAWDNMTISVPVTKHG
- a CDS encoding O-acetylhomoserine aminocarboxypropyltransferase/cysteine synthase; this translates as MNFETLQLHGGQEVDPTTNARAVPIYQTTSYTFNNTEHGANLFALKEFGNIYTRIMNPTSDVFEKRIAALEGGVGALAVASGHAAQFIAINNITTVGDNFVTTTYLYGGSYNQFKNSFKNIGVEARFADGDKVESFERLIDDRTKFIYLETIGNPGFNVPDFEAFAQLAEKYDLPLIVDNTFGAAGALFRPFDYGAHIIVESATKWIGGHGTSIGGVIVDSGKYNWGNGKYPQFTEPSPSYHGLVLNDVFGIGGPFGNIQFIIRARVEGLRDWGPSPSPFNSFLFLQGLETLSLRIERTGENAMALAHWLRQHPDVSSVNYLGLESSPYHQLAKKYLTRGFGGMLSFELKGDKARAEKFVNSLKLISHLANVGDSKTLIIHPASTTHSQLNEEEQSGAGVTPTALRVSVGIEHIDDIKADFEQAFAQL
- a CDS encoding NAD(P)/FAD-dependent oxidoreductase gives rise to the protein MAKSDYDAVVVGSGPNGLSAAITMQHAGLSVLVLEAKADIGGGLRSAELTLPGFVHDICSAVHPLAAGSPFFRSLPLANHGLEFTCPPLAAAHPFDGGTAAALRQSIDETARSLSDDEHRYRNLMEPIVRHWPAMAADILGPLRLPRHPLNMAQFGVDALRSASQLAGRFKTKEARGLLAGMAAHSIQPLSNLATSAIALVLMAAGHLRGWPVPKGGSQSIAKALASYFRSMGGTLETNTQVQSMNQLPSSRVVLFDVTPRQLLAIVGNRFGSGLTGRLYRWQLERYRYGMGVFKIDWALDGPIPFSAPECQQAATIHIGGTFEEIAQAEQETAQGKHPDRPFVLLAQQSLFDSSRAPQGKHTAWAYCHVPNGSTLDRTKVIEQQIERFAPGFRDQILARHTMNTVQMETYNPNYIGGDINGGVIDIGQLFTRPVVSLSPYRTAAPGIFLCSSSTPPGGGVHGMCGYHAARVALRESFGLPVSIPLMVGS
- a CDS encoding acyl-CoA dehydrogenase, with the translated sequence MATPYFSKRNLHFLLYEVFQAEELTQYDYFSAHDRETFNLVLDSATYIADTLMHPYLKEVDRNQPELHHGQVRVHAKIKEYLIAMGEAGLIGAGFSFDRGGQQVPEMVNSLVGFILMAANNGMMYTGLTSGAANLVATFGSPELQQRYVPNLLAGIWQGTMALTEPQAGSSLSDITTSATPLAETEAAMPGAYKIKGQKVFISAGDHDATENIIHLMLARIDGAPKGTKGISLFVVPKYRLNDQGDVVDNDVISTGIYHKLGQKGVPAMHLTMGSADNTIGYLVGEPHQGLAYMFQMMNEARLGVGMTAVAIATAAYYEALHYAKERPQSRRLNEKNLLDAPQTPIINHPDVRRMLLFQKAVTEGALSLLVYAAKLHDLNHVLEGEEKENAFLLLDLLMPIAKSYPSDMGVLSVSQSLQTFGGYGYTEDFPVEQLYRDIRITPIYEGTTGIQAQDLLGRKMTMKGGKAPKLLFAEINKTITEASFHVDLKPYADTLARELNRMQEVVSALMPYAINGDTERYLADATLFLELAGIVVVAWQWLIQAVAAKQALLTQNPQGEDLTFYEGKIHTMKFYFHYEVPKTLGLATRLTDSEVLTIVTENALTL